DNA sequence from the Chryseobacterium turcicum genome:
TACTCGTTAGAAGGTTTTCCGATGGTTGCCAAAATACCACCATCAACGTAAATGATGTGTCCGTTGATGAACTTACTTGCGTCTGAAGCCAAGAAAATAGCTGTTCCTGCAAGATCTTCTGGATTTCCCCATCTTCCTTCCGGAGTTCTGCTGATGATAAAATCGTTAAACGGATGACCGTCTACTCTGATTGGTTCTGTTTGGGTTGTCGCAAAATATCCGGGACCGATACCGTTTACCTGAATATTATATTTTGCCCATTCTGTTGCTAAATTTTTGGTAAGCATTTTCAAACCGCCTTTTGCAGAAGCATACGCCACTACATTATCACGACCCAGCTCACTCATCATTGAGCAAATATTGATGATTTTACCAGATTTTCTTTTAATCATGTGTTTTCCAATTAATTTGGACATGATGAAAGGACCGGTAAGATCTACATCGATTACTTTTCTAAAGTCTTCTATCTCCATCTCCAAAGCCGGAATACGTTTAATGATTCCTGCATTGTTGACCAAGATGTCTATTTTCCCATGGGTTGCTTCCATTAGAGCTACTTTCTGAGCTGCTTCCAATTCGTCAGTCACATCAAAAAGGTAACCGGTTGCACTATATCCTTTAGAACGATAATAGTTTAAAGCTTCCTCTAATTTTGCCGGTGTTGTACTTGTGATTGCCAATTCAGCACCTGCAGAGGCAAGACCTTCAGCCATTGCCATACCTAACCCGTGAGTTCCGCCTGTTACAACGGCAACTTTTCCGGATAAATCGAATAAATTCATGTAGAAAAAATTACTTTAGTTCGTTAGTTTTAACAGCGTCCATATCGCCATAATCCATATTTTCTCCTGCCATTCCCCAGATAAATGTGTAGTTGGAAGTTCCAACGCCTGAGTGAATAGACCATTCCGGAGACAATACTGCTTCGTTGTTTTTCATAAAAATATGACGGGTTTCATTTGGCTGTCCTAAAAAGTGACTTACCGCCTGGCCTTCCTCCAAATCAAAATAAAAATAAGCTTCCATTCTACGGGTATGCGTGTGAGATGGCATGGTGTTCCAAACACTTCCTTCATGCAACTCTGTCATCCCCATTTGTAGTTGGCAAGTTTCTAATACGCTGTTTACAATCAGTTTATTAATTGTACGTCTGTTTGCATATTTTGTTTCACCCAATTCTACAATTTCAGCCTCATTTTTAGTAATTTTCTTCGTAGGATAAGAATAATGAGCCGGTGCAGAATTGAAATAAAATAAAGTTTGACCTTCATTTCCGTTTTCAAAAACAACATCTTTAGCTCCTTTTCCGATATATAAAGCTTCTTTATTTCCAAGCTCGAAAACTTCGCCGTCAACGGTTACCTTTCCGGCAGCGCCTACATTGATGATTCCTAATTCTCTTCTATCAAGAAAGTTTTCAGCTTTCAAATCGTCTGTAGGTTCAAGCTTTAGTGCGCTTTTCATGGGCATTACTCCA
Encoded proteins:
- a CDS encoding gluconate 5-dehydrogenase — its product is MNLFDLSGKVAVVTGGTHGLGMAMAEGLASAGAELAITSTTPAKLEEALNYYRSKGYSATGYLFDVTDELEAAQKVALMEATHGKIDILVNNAGIIKRIPALEMEIEDFRKVIDVDLTGPFIMSKLIGKHMIKRKSGKIINICSMMSELGRDNVVAYASAKGGLKMLTKNLATEWAKYNIQVNGIGPGYFATTQTEPIRVDGHPFNDFIISRTPEGRWGNPEDLAGTAIFLASDASKFINGHIIYVDGGILATIGKPSNE
- the kduI gene encoding 5-dehydro-4-deoxy-D-glucuronate isomerase, which encodes MTKSEFRYAHHPEDVKKYTTEDLRREFLMNDLFNEDQINVVYSMYDRMIVGGVMPMKSALKLEPTDDLKAENFLDRRELGIINVGAAGKVTVDGEVFELGNKEALYIGKGAKDVVFENGNEGQTLFYFNSAPAHYSYPTKKITKNEAEIVELGETKYANRRTINKLIVNSVLETCQLQMGMTELHEGSVWNTMPSHTHTRRMEAYFYFDLEEGQAVSHFLGQPNETRHIFMKNNEAVLSPEWSIHSGVGTSNYTFIWGMAGENMDYGDMDAVKTNELK